One window from the genome of Fulvivirga lutea encodes:
- a CDS encoding HAD-IA family hydrolase, which yields MPDKLKNIETIIFDFDGTIADTLELGIKISNQLSHKFRYKQIADKQDLDFYRNLSTQNAIKAIGISLVKLPFVASAFRKSLSKSIDQLHPFEGMVEVIKDLAENYKLGIVTSNSLQNTKTFLDNHGLTESFSYYSTGIRLFKKYRTINALIKEYELDPRQILLIGDETRDIEAAQQCGLPIVSVTWGFHTKKVLSSFHPDYLVDTPQELSALLTANN from the coding sequence TTGCCTGATAAGCTTAAAAATATAGAAACCATCATATTCGACTTTGATGGAACCATTGCCGATACGCTCGAATTAGGCATAAAAATATCAAATCAATTATCTCATAAATTCCGATACAAACAAATTGCTGATAAACAGGATTTAGATTTTTACAGAAATCTATCCACTCAAAATGCTATTAAAGCTATTGGTATATCGTTGGTTAAGCTTCCGTTTGTGGCCTCCGCCTTTCGTAAGAGTTTATCAAAAAGCATAGATCAATTACATCCTTTCGAGGGAATGGTAGAGGTAATAAAAGACCTTGCTGAAAATTATAAGCTTGGTATTGTTACCAGCAATTCGTTACAAAACACTAAAACGTTTCTCGATAATCACGGACTGACAGAATCGTTTTCATATTATTCTACCGGCATCCGCTTATTCAAAAAGTACAGAACCATTAATGCTCTTATAAAAGAGTATGAATTAGATCCTCGACAAATTCTTTTAATTGGTGATGAAACCAGAGATATTGAAGCAGCACAGCAATGCGGGTTACCGATAGTGAGTGTAACTTGGGGATTCCATACCAAAAAGGTGTTAAGTTCTTTTCATCCTGATTATTTGGTGGACACTCCTCAGGAACTATCTGCTCTACTTACTGCTAATAATTAA
- a CDS encoding phosphocholine cytidylyltransferase family protein, with amino-acid sequence MSGAIKTAVILAAGLGSRLKDRTKEKPKAFLEIDGKTLIHRSIENLLNQGITRIIIGTGYLNEFFDNLKNEFPQIETHRNDDYAATGSMYTLYNLKSLINEDFLLLEGDLLYEKAALTHLITDTHQDIVLASGKTNSNDEVYIEANEQSHLTNMSKKPSELNHISGELVGISKISLSTFNLMCDYAMKLYDKGDRSFHYEDDFVGISKTKDIFIKKVEGLAWCEIDDENHLNRALEMVYPLIQQRDQ; translated from the coding sequence ATGAGTGGCGCTATTAAAACGGCTGTTATTTTGGCTGCCGGACTAGGCAGCAGATTAAAAGATCGAACAAAAGAAAAGCCCAAGGCCTTTTTAGAAATTGATGGAAAAACATTAATTCATCGCTCTATTGAAAACTTACTAAACCAGGGAATTACCCGAATCATCATTGGTACTGGCTATTTAAATGAGTTCTTTGATAATCTTAAAAATGAGTTTCCTCAAATAGAAACACATCGCAATGACGATTACGCGGCTACAGGCAGCATGTACACTCTGTACAATTTAAAATCTTTAATCAATGAAGATTTTTTACTACTCGAAGGTGATTTGCTCTATGAAAAAGCAGCTCTTACACATTTAATTACAGACACACACCAAGATATTGTTTTAGCGAGTGGTAAAACAAACTCGAATGATGAAGTGTACATTGAGGCTAATGAGCAGTCTCATTTAACCAACATGAGCAAGAAACCTTCAGAGTTAAATCACATATCAGGCGAATTGGTAGGCATTAGCAAAATATCATTAAGCACCTTCAACCTCATGTGTGATTATGCTATGAAATTATACGATAAGGGTGATCGTAGCTTTCATTATGAGGATGATTTCGTTGGTATTTCTAAGACAAAAGATATCTTTATAAAAAAAGTGGAAGGCCTCGCATGGTGCGAAATTGATGATGAAAATCATTTGAACAGAGCACTGGAAATGGTTTATCCATTGATACAGCAACGAGATCAATAA
- the aepY gene encoding phosphonopyruvate decarboxylase: MNTQQFGSALKDLGFDFYSGVPCSFLKYLINYAINECDYVMAANEGDAVATSAGAYLAGKKSVVLMQNSGLTNATSPLTSLNYSFKLPVLGFVSLRGEEGLNDEPQHELMGRITGNMLSSMEVEWEYLANDLNEAKEQLKRANQAIENNKTFFFVVKKGTFDEVTLKTQNISTTFAKELKHSDKEEVSPTRTEALTAISNWADNKTALLATTGKTGRELFEIEDKPNNLYMVGSMGCISSMALGLALADKSIKSVAIDGDGAALMRMGNFGTNGYYHPNNLLHILLDNSTHDSTGGQATISPNIDFATVAHATGYPVAIKVNTLDELKDELANWSSNPKATFIHLKIAKGSPKELGRPTIKPHEVKERLMNFLKN, encoded by the coding sequence ATGAATACACAACAATTTGGCTCAGCTTTAAAAGATTTAGGTTTTGATTTTTACAGTGGGGTGCCTTGCTCCTTTCTTAAATACCTCATCAATTATGCTATTAATGAGTGTGACTATGTAATGGCTGCGAATGAGGGTGATGCAGTAGCTACCTCAGCCGGTGCATATCTTGCAGGTAAAAAATCTGTGGTGTTGATGCAAAACTCTGGATTAACCAATGCTACTTCTCCCCTTACCTCATTGAATTACTCATTTAAATTACCTGTACTAGGCTTTGTAAGCTTGCGTGGCGAAGAAGGACTGAACGATGAACCACAGCACGAATTAATGGGGCGAATCACAGGAAATATGCTAAGCTCTATGGAGGTTGAGTGGGAATATCTGGCTAATGATTTGAATGAAGCTAAAGAGCAACTTAAAAGAGCCAATCAAGCAATAGAAAATAACAAGACATTTTTCTTTGTAGTAAAGAAGGGCACATTTGATGAGGTGACACTTAAAACACAAAATATCTCAACAACTTTCGCCAAAGAATTAAAACATTCGGATAAAGAAGAAGTATCACCTACCAGAACCGAAGCTTTAACAGCTATTTCTAATTGGGCTGATAATAAAACAGCATTATTAGCCACAACAGGTAAAACCGGCAGAGAGTTATTCGAAATTGAAGACAAGCCTAATAATTTGTATATGGTAGGATCCATGGGTTGCATTAGCTCCATGGCTTTGGGTTTGGCACTTGCCGACAAATCCATAAAATCAGTAGCTATAGATGGTGATGGTGCGGCACTAATGAGGATGGGTAATTTTGGAACCAATGGTTACTACCACCCGAATAATCTGTTACACATCCTACTCGATAATAGCACACACGATTCTACCGGTGGTCAGGCTACCATTTCACCTAATATCGATTTTGCCACTGTGGCTCATGCTACCGGCTACCCCGTGGCTATTAAAGTAAACACCTTAGATGAGTTGAAAGATGAACTTGCCAATTGGTCATCAAACCCAAAGGCCACTTTTATTCATTTAAAAATAGCCAAAGGTTCTCCAAAAGAACTTGGCAGGCCAACTATTAAACCTCACGAGGTGAAAGAACGGCTCATGAATTTTCTTAAAAACTAA